A region of Thermotoga sp. DNA encodes the following proteins:
- a CDS encoding ROK family transcriptional regulator: protein MSLSPTQHQILRILVKHELISMKEIAKELSINPSTVSRNFRGLLETGFALKKDEVPPGMQGGRKTNLFSVNPNKFFVGGVGVEQNGLMAVVIDAKGNPVETFEERGDISKNKFVPSLFKTVETITKKYPNILGVSIGMPGIIQDGKVVFSSAIGVENLELSRMIKERFGFEALVLNDANAAVVGCSLYRRNVVYFLLSVPYYLNLPVGIGAGLWIEDRLYEGSKGAAGEFEEETLPPIFDKPSNLGEVNLKTLPVEVFSDLFEKLVSISTLVAYLLDPEALVFGGDITLFPNTFIEELEDRIREHLQKRHISETEILFDEKGLWTTAFGSARAFWRKILEEYEFAQKVFELNREG, encoded by the coding sequence TTGTCTCTTTCACCAACTCAACACCAAATTCTGCGAATATTGGTAAAACATGAGTTGATATCTATGAAAGAAATTGCCAAAGAACTTTCCATAAATCCTTCGACCGTTTCCAGAAACTTCCGAGGGTTATTAGAAACAGGCTTTGCTCTGAAAAAGGATGAAGTTCCACCAGGGATGCAGGGTGGAAGAAAGACCAATCTTTTCTCTGTGAATCCCAACAAATTCTTCGTTGGAGGAGTTGGCGTTGAACAAAATGGGTTAATGGCTGTTGTTATTGATGCCAAGGGAAATCCTGTTGAAACCTTTGAAGAACGGGGTGATATTTCAAAAAACAAATTTGTTCCTTCGCTGTTTAAAACAGTGGAAACAATAACCAAGAAGTATCCAAATATTCTTGGTGTTTCTATTGGAATGCCAGGAATCATCCAGGATGGAAAAGTGGTTTTCTCCTCAGCAATAGGTGTTGAAAACCTTGAATTATCGAGAATGATAAAGGAGAGATTCGGTTTTGAAGCTTTGGTTCTCAATGACGCAAACGCAGCAGTGGTAGGGTGTTCACTTTATAGAAGAAATGTTGTTTACTTTCTTCTTTCTGTTCCTTATTACTTGAATTTGCCAGTAGGAATTGGCGCAGGGCTTTGGATCGAGGATAGACTCTACGAAGGTTCAAAAGGAGCAGCAGGTGAGTTTGAGGAAGAAACGCTTCCACCCATTTTTGACAAACCATCGAATTTAGGTGAAGTGAATCTGAAAACACTTCCTGTCGAAGTTTTTTCAGATCTTTTTGAAAAACTCGTTTCAATTTCAACTCTTGTGGCGTATTTGCTTGATCCCGAGGCCCTTGTATTCGGTGGTGATATTACTCTCTTTCCCAACACATTCATAGAAGAACTTGAAGACAGAATTAGAGAACATCTTCAAAAAAGACATATCTCTGAAACTGAAATCTTGTTTGACGAAAAGGGACTTTGGACAACTGCTTTTGGATCTGCTCGTGCATTTTGGAGAAAGATCTTGGAAGAATACGAATTTGCTCAAAAAGTTTTCGAACTCAACAGGGAGGGATAA
- a CDS encoding nucleoside hydrolase, translated as MKSKILIDTDIGSDVDDAIAVTLALKSSELEVVGITTVYGDTLLRARIALKLLKLIGTDHVPVAAGIEKPLLRERDVWWTGHEGKGILTEEDEELKPIEKHAVDFIIEKIMENPREITLVTIGPLTNIATAIIKEPKIIENVKEIVMMGGVARIFKNALNLPYIEHNIKCDPEAASVVFNSGIPITMVGLDVTMRVPINRSHLEKIRRVGTPLSEVLVRLIEIWWDFLKFDFSCMHDPLAVSYCIKPEFLKTINCKVLVETKGKYTPGLTIVIPDENSNIKVAYDVDEKVFLKFLMSKICS; from the coding sequence ATGAAAAGCAAAATTTTGATAGATACAGATATTGGCTCTGATGTTGATGATGCTATCGCTGTAACTCTTGCTCTCAAATCATCTGAATTGGAAGTTGTAGGTATCACAACCGTATATGGAGATACTTTGCTGAGGGCAAGAATAGCTTTGAAACTTCTTAAGCTCATTGGTACAGATCATGTGCCAGTAGCTGCTGGTATAGAAAAACCTCTGCTTAGAGAAAGAGATGTTTGGTGGACGGGTCACGAAGGAAAAGGGATTTTGACAGAAGAAGATGAAGAATTAAAACCCATCGAAAAACACGCTGTAGATTTCATAATAGAGAAAATTATGGAAAATCCTAGGGAAATAACACTTGTAACCATCGGACCTCTCACGAACATAGCAACAGCAATCATAAAGGAGCCCAAAATCATTGAAAATGTTAAAGAAATTGTGATGATGGGGGGAGTTGCAAGAATATTCAAAAATGCCCTCAACCTGCCTTATATAGAACACAATATAAAGTGTGATCCAGAAGCAGCTTCTGTGGTCTTCAATTCCGGTATCCCTATAACAATGGTGGGTTTAGATGTAACAATGAGAGTTCCTATAAATCGTTCTCATCTTGAAAAGATCAGGAGGGTTGGGACGCCGTTAAGTGAAGTTTTAGTGAGATTGATAGAGATATGGTGGGACTTTTTGAAATTTGATTTCAGTTGTATGCACGATCCTCTTGCTGTATCCTACTGCATAAAACCTGAATTTCTGAAAACCATCAACTGTAAAGTGCTGGTGGAAACTAAAGGAAAGTACACTCCTGGGCTAACTATCGTAATACCTGATGAAAACTCGAATATCAAAGTTGCTTATGATGTTGATGAGAAGGTGTTCTTGAAATTTTTGATGAGCAAAATATGTTCGTAA
- a CDS encoding DUF429 domain-containing protein — protein sequence MNVLSTRAILPPLLTKKSPTHKKAVYQESYTAALKVNRRIQEKGFPVLEHCGKSEESGSFLRENTSYVNTVREPHPELCFVRLSEGFLISKHEN from the coding sequence ATGAACGTCTTATCTACGAGAGCAATTTTACCACCACTTCTGACAAAGAAATCACCCACACATAAAAAGGCTGTTTATCAGGAAAGTTACACAGCAGCATTGAAAGTTAACAGAAGAATTCAAGAAAAAGGATTTCCAGTTCTGGAACACTGTGGGAAAAGTGAAGAAAGTGGATCTTTTTTGAGAGAGAATACTTCGTATGTCAACACGGTCAGAGAGCCTCATCCAGAGCTTTGTTTTGTGAGACTTTCTGAAGGCTTTTTGATCTCGAAACACGAGAATTGA
- a CDS encoding PhoPQ-activated protein PqaA family protein: MKRAMLISLLVMVTMAFSIHPLDILTQERGMPFYETKISTITQEGEEIYVLKSYGMKWQEIQWFHRVGVILPSRVRYHDRAFLLVSGGSRREENERYYTSFLGDIKEYLWVAEMFEAPLIIVGDVPNQPIFGLKEDALISETFRMYLETPDPYLPLLVPMTYGVIKAMDTVQDFLEKKGFEIKGFMVSGASKRGWTTYLTAIFDPRVFAIAPMVYDNLNIEAQLLHQKEYYGTYSEKLKDYEERGLLDLVENRKAKDLLEIVDPYTMRLRLDLPKILVLGTNDEYWTVDSANLYVDDLPGTTFLFYSPNDRHNLKNIKEIVETISSFFKLYPRLPEVRFFYEDGKISVEKSSEIVDAELWFTISKSRDFRETVWLRKNVEEKENLLVGVPPEKPTGFHQVYFLRVTLEIKGLRMKVCSKIVVE; encoded by the coding sequence ATGAAAAGAGCAATGCTCATCTCTCTGCTTGTGATGGTGACAATGGCCTTTTCTATTCACCCACTGGATATTCTCACTCAGGAAAGAGGAATGCCTTTTTACGAAACAAAGATCTCAACCATCACTCAGGAGGGAGAGGAAATATACGTTCTCAAATCCTATGGAATGAAATGGCAAGAGATTCAGTGGTTCCACAGAGTAGGAGTTATTCTCCCATCGAGAGTGAGATACCATGACAGGGCTTTTCTGCTCGTTTCGGGAGGAAGCAGAAGGGAGGAAAACGAACGTTATTACACTTCTTTTCTCGGAGACATAAAAGAATATCTGTGGGTTGCAGAAATGTTTGAAGCACCATTAATTATTGTTGGTGATGTACCGAATCAGCCGATCTTCGGATTAAAGGAGGACGCGTTGATTTCGGAAACGTTCAGAATGTATCTTGAAACACCGGATCCGTATCTTCCCCTTCTTGTTCCCATGACTTACGGTGTGATAAAAGCCATGGATACAGTGCAGGACTTTTTGGAAAAGAAAGGCTTTGAAATAAAAGGTTTCATGGTTTCGGGCGCTTCGAAAAGAGGATGGACTACGTATCTTACGGCGATCTTCGATCCACGGGTCTTCGCCATCGCTCCAATGGTGTACGACAATCTGAACATAGAGGCTCAGCTCTTACATCAAAAAGAGTACTATGGTACTTACAGTGAGAAGCTGAAGGACTACGAAGAAAGGGGCCTCCTTGATCTGGTAGAAAACAGAAAAGCAAAGGACCTTCTGGAGATAGTTGATCCGTACACCATGAGGCTGAGGCTTGATCTTCCCAAGATTCTTGTGCTTGGCACAAATGACGAGTACTGGACGGTCGATTCGGCGAATCTCTATGTGGACGATCTACCGGGAACCACTTTTCTCTTCTATTCTCCAAACGACAGGCACAACTTGAAGAATATTAAAGAGATCGTGGAAACGATTTCTTCCTTCTTCAAGTTGTATCCAAGACTGCCGGAAGTAAGGTTTTTCTATGAAGATGGAAAAATCTCGGTTGAGAAGAGCTCAGAGATCGTAGATGCGGAGTTATGGTTTACAATATCGAAGAGCAGGGATTTCAGAGAAACGGTTTGGTTGAGAAAGAACGTAGAAGAAAAAGAAAATTTGCTGGTTGGAGTACCTCCTGAAAAACCCACGGGATTTCATCAGGTTTACTTCCTGAGAGTCACGCTGGAAATCAAAGGACTGAGAATGAAGGTCTGCAGTAAAATCGTGGTGGAATAG